One Pyrus communis chromosome 4, drPyrComm1.1, whole genome shotgun sequence genomic region harbors:
- the LOC137730631 gene encoding EPIDERMAL PATTERNING FACTOR-like protein 5, with protein sequence MGVLRRSRHRHHNHHYIRPSTVITAFTFLLFTSASTAVTTQTQLGGGGHHHHYQGESGPALERVVTHQKIRLGSSPPSCRSKCGSCSPCKAVHVAIQPGVSIPLEYYPEAWRCKCGNHLFMP encoded by the exons ATGGGCGTGCTGCGCCGCTCCCGCCACcgccaccacaaccaccactATATAAGGCCATCAACCGTCATCACAGCCTTCACTTTTCTCCTATTCACCTCAGCCTCAACGGCAGTAACCACTCAAACCCAACTTG GAGGTGGTGggcatcatcatcattatcaaGGTGAAAGCGGGCCAGCATTGGAGCGAGTCGTGACCCACCAGAAGATTCGTCTGGGTTCATCGCCACCAAGTTGCAGATCCAAGTGCGGGAGCTGCTCGCCGTGTAAGGCAGTTCACGTCGCCATCCAACCAGGTGTCTCGATACCTCTCGAGTACTACCCCGAAGCTTGGCGCTGCAAGTGTGGCAACCATCTCTTCATGCCctag